The sequence below is a genomic window from Oscillospiraceae bacterium.
ATCCGTGGCCCGACCACTACCAGGCCATGCACATCGAGCTGTTCTGCAAGCCCTATGAGGCCATCCACGCCGAGTGCCTGGGCGGCGACATCGACAAGCTGTCCAACAAGCGCGTCGTCATCGGCTGCTTCCCCTGGAAGCTGGTGGGCGGCGAGAGCTGCATCAGCCGCATCGTGGCCTTCGACGGGTTCGAAGACGTGTAATTGCCATGCCTTGCGGGCAGCTCCCGGCGGAGCTGCCCGCAAGCGCCCTTTCACCAGACGCCGCAGGGAAGGGAGGCCGGCATGGAGCAATGGATCGCCTATGGGCTGATGGCCCTTGTCATCGCGGTGATGTGCCTGATCAACGCCCGCAAGGGGCGGCCCGTGCAGGAGGCCTGCGACCGCTTCGGCCTGCTGTTCCTGGAGGCCAGGGACTTCGCGGTGGGGCGCGGCGGGGCCGTGCCCCTGACCGAGATCAACCCCGCCGGGGAGATCCGGCTTCTAGCGGAGGAGGCCCAGCCGGAGGCGGTGCGCGCCGCCCTGGCCCGGGGCAGGGGGGAGGAGATGGCGCGCTACGACGAGCGCCTGGAGGAGCACCTGCGGGCGCTGTTCCGGGCCATCGGCACCGGCGGCCACGACAAGACCCGCTATTTCGACTACATGAACAACCTGTTCACACTCCATAAGCTGTTCCTGCAGGCCTGCGCAAGGCCGGATTTGCCCCTCACCGAGGAGGAGTGCCGGGATCTGGAGCGCTATACCGGGGACCGTGAGACCCTGGTGCGGCTTCTCTCCCAGCGCCTGAGCGGCAGGGGGCGCGAGGCCCTGGCGGGACAGGCGGAGCAGCTCCAGCCCCAGAGGAAGGAGGGGATTGGATGAAACCGTTTGAATACTACGCGCCCGCCACGCTGGAGGAGGCCTTCGCGCTTCTGGACCGGTTCGGGCCGGACGCCAAGATCCTCAACGGCGGCACCGACGTGGTGGTGCAGCTGCGGGATAAGCTCATTTCTCCCAAGGCGGTTATCGACATCAAGCACATCCCGGGCATGAAGGAGCTGAAGTACGACGGCGAAAAGGGCCTGACCATCGGCGCGTGCATCACCATGAACGCGCTGGGGGAGGACCCCGCCGTGCGGGAGCACTACCCCACGCTGGCCAAGGCGGCGCTGAGCGTAGGCTCCAAGCAGGTGCGCAACCGGGCCACCTGCATCGGCAACATCGTCAACGCGTCCCCCCTGGCGGACACCGGCACCCCCCTGATGGTCCACAACGCGGTGGTTGTGGCCCGCAGCGCCGGGGGCGAGCGGGAGATCCCCCTGGAGGAGTTCTTCGTATTCGTAAAAAAGACCAGCCTCAGGCCCGGCGAGATCGTCACCCATATCCAGGTGCCCCCCGCGCCCGGCGCGGTGGGCGAGTTCAGCAAAATCGCACGGCGGCGGGAGGTGGACCTGTCCACCATCTGCGCCACGGTGCTCAAGGCGCCGGACGGGTGGCGCGTGGCTTACGGCTCCGTGGCCCCCACCCCCATCCGCCTGAAAAAGACGGAGCAGCTACTCAATTCCCAGCCGCTCACCGAACAGGTCATCGACCAGGCGGTGGAGCTTGCCCGCAGCGAGGTGTCGCCCATCGGCGACGTCCGCGCCAGCAAGGAATACCGCCTGGAGGTGGTCGGCGTCGTGCTCGCAAGGAGCTTGCGGGCACTGATGTGAGGGGGTAGATCCGTATGAAATACAAAGTGAACTTTTTCGTCAACGACGAGCCTGTGGAGCTCTACGTGGACGCCAACAAGACCATGCTGCGGGTGCTCCGGGAGGAGCTGGCCCTCACCGGCACCAAGGAGGGCTGCGGCGCGGGCGAGTGCGGCGCGTGCACCGTCATCGTGGACGGCAAGCCCATGAACGCCTGCCTGGTGCTGGCCCCCGAGCTGGACGGCAAGCACATCACCACCGTGGAGGGGCTGGCCAAGGACGGGGAGCTCTCGGCGCTGCAGCGGTCCTTCGTGGACATGGCGGCCCTCCAGTGCGGCTTCTGCACCCCCGGCTTCCTCATGTCGTCCACAGCGCTGCTCAACGAGAATCCCCACCCCAGCCGGGAGGAGATCATAGACGCCATCAGCGGCAACCTGTGCCGCTGCACCGGATACGCCCGGATTGTGGAGGCCATCCAGCGGGTGGCCGACGCCGGGGAGGGAGGTGAGGAGCAGTGAAGACGGTCGGAACGCCCTTCCAGCGGGTGGACGCGATTAAAAAAGTGACCGGCCAGGCCCAGTACGTGGGCGACATCATCATGCCCCGTATGCTCTACGCCCAGGTCAAGCGCTCCCCCTACCCCCACGCGAAGATCCTCCGTATCGACACCTCAAAGGCCGAGGCCCTGCCCGGCGTGCGCAGCGTCATCACCGGCGAGTGCTACACCAAGCGCTGCGGGCTCTACCTGGAGGACAAGAACTTCCTGGCCGTGGGCACCGCCAAGTACCGGGGCGAGGCCGTGGCCGCCGTGGCCGCCGAGACCCCGGAGATCGCCGACGAGGCCTGCGAGCTCATCGAGGTGGAGTACGAGCAGCTGCCCGCCGTCACCAACGCCCTGGAGGGCATGAAGCCGGACGCGCCCCTGATCCATCCCGACCTGCACACCTACAAGGTGGCCCCCATCTTCTACCCCGAGCCCCACACCAACATCTCCCACCACTACAAGCTGCGCAAGGGCGACGTGGATAAGGCCTTCGAGACGTGCGACGTGGTGTGTGAAAACACCTTCTACGTGCCCCACGTGCAGCACGTGCCCCTGGAGCCCCACTGCGCCGTAGCCCAGTACGACCTGGACGGCAAGGTGACGGTCTGGGGCAGCATCCAGTCCCCCTACGCGGTGCGCCAGGCGCTCTCCTGCGCCTTCGACATCCCGCTGAACAAGCTGCGGGTGATCTCCCCCTACGTGGGCGGCGGCTTCGGCGCCAAGGCGGGCACCACCCTGGAGGGCATCATCATCCCCCTGGCCCGGCGCAACCCCGGCCGGCCCGTGAAGCTGGCCTACACCCGCGAGGACGAGTTCGAGAACTCCTACGTCCGCCAGGGCCTGCACTGCAAGATCAAGACCGGCATCAACCGGGACGGCAAAATCCAGGCCGTGAAGAACGAGTTCGTGTGGGACGGCGGCGCGTACACCGAGTACGGCGTCAACATCACCAAGGCGGGCGGCTGGGCCTCCGCGGGCCCCTACAACATCCCCAACGTGTGGACAGACAGCTACTGCGTGTACACCAACCACCCGGTGGGCGGCCCCTACCGCGGCTTCGGCATGTGCGAGATCCACTTCGGCATCGAGCAGAACATCGACGAGGTGGCGGAGCTGATCGGCATGGACCCGGCCGAGGTGCGGCGCATCAACGGCCTGCGGGCGGGCGACGCCACCGGCATGGGCGAGATCATGGGCGACTCGGGCTACCAGGACTGCCTGGAGCAGGTATTGGCCGACATCGAGTACGACAAGAAGCCGGAAAACCCGTCCCCCACCAGGCTGCGGGGCAAGGGCGTGGCCGCGGGGTGGAAGTCCCCCAGCCAGCCCACCAACGCGGGCAGCTCGGCCATCATCCGCATGAACGAGGACGGCACCTTCATCCTCATGACCAGCGGCCAGGAGATCGGCCAGGGCTCGGAGACGGTGCTCACCCAGATCGCCGCCGAGGCCATGGGCGTGGACCCCAGCCTCATCACCCTGCGCTTCGGCGACACGGACCACACCCCCTACGAGTGGCAGACCGTGGCCAGCCGCACCACCTACTGCGCGGGCAACGCCATCAAGCTGGCCTGCGAGGACCTGTGCGGCAAGATCCTGGATCTGGCCCAGATCAAGATGGGGGCCTACAAGCGGGATCTGGAGATCGCGGACGGCTGCGTGGTGCACAAGATTTACCGGGACAGGCGGGTGCCCCTGAGCGAATTCGCCCTGGGCCTGGCCTTCCCCGACGGCTCCGGCGTGGGCGGCCCCGCCATCGGCGTGGGCACCTTCACCCTGGAGAACAACCTCAATGTGGACCACGACACCGGCATGGGCCCCCACCCGGCCGCCTTCTGGACCATCGGCTGCAACGGCGCCGAGGTGGAGGTGGACACCGAGACGGGGCACATCAGGGTGCTCAAGATGGTCTCCTGCTTCGACGCGGGCAAGGTGATCAACCCCCTGACCTTCACCTGCCAGTCGGAGGGCGCCATGGTGCAGTCCCTGGGCACGGCGCTCTTTGAGGAGCTCAAGCTCAAGGACGGCAAGGTGCTCAACAAGAGCTTCGTGGACTACAAGATCCCCACCGCAGACGACGCGCCCGAGCTCGTGGTGAAGTACGTGGAGCACCCCGAGCCCACCGGGCCCTACGGCGCCCGGGGCGTGGGCGAGCCCCTCATGGTGCCCGGCGCCCCCGCCATCGCCAACGCGGTCTACAACGCCATCGGCGTGCGCTTCTCCCGCATGCCCATCACGCCGGACGACGTGCTGCGCGCCCTCAGGGAGAAAAAAGAGAAGCAGCGGTAACCGGGTTTCTCCGCCCCCGCCTCCGGAGGGAGGGATGCAGGGCCGGGCGGGGCGGACTATCATAGCAGAAAGAAGAGGATATGTAGGCAATTGTTGGAGGGAGGTATTCTTAAGTGGCTAGAAAAATCGACGTGAGCAAAGGCATATACAATGCCCCGGAGCAGCTCGGCTGGCCCCGGACCTTCGTACTCGGTTTCCAGCATATGTTCGCCATGTTCGGCGCAACGGTACTCGTCCCTATCCTGACAGGCCTCAGCATCTCGGTTACCCTGTGCTGTGCCGGCGTCGGCACGCTGCTGTTCCACTTCATCACCAAGCGTAAGGTGCCCGCGTTCCTGGGCTCCTCCTTCGCGTTCCTCGGCGGCTTCGCCATCGTGGCGCCCAAGCTGGCGGACGGCAGCCCCAATACGGAGATGCTGCCCTACGCCTGCGGCGGCGTGGTCATCGCGGGCCTCATCTACCTGGTGCTGTCCGGCCTTATCACCGGCTTCGGCGTCAAGCGCGTCATGAAGCTCTTCCCGCCGGTGGTCACCGGCCCCATCATCATCCTCATCGGCCTCATCCTGGCCCCCTCGGCGGTGAGCAATGTGCAGACCTGCTGGTGGCTGGGCGTCATTACCATGGCCATCATCATCGGCTGCGCCGTGTTCGGCAAGGGCATGATCAACATCATCCCCATCCTGCTGGGCGTGGTGGGCGGCTACCTCATCGGCGCCATCACCGGGCAGGTGCACCTGTCCCAGGCGGCCATCTTCGGCGTGCCCAATTTTGTCATCGCCAAATTTGACGCCTCCGCCATCCTGACCATGGCCCCCATCGCCCTGGCCACCATGATGGAGCACGTGGGCGACATCTCGGCCATCGGCGCCACCTGCCACAAGAACTTCATCGCCAACCCCGGCCTGAACCGCACCCTGCTGGGCGACGGCCTGGCCACCTCCCTCGCCGGCCTGGTGGGCGGCCCCGCCAACACCACCTACGGCGAGAACACCGGCGTGCTGGCCCTGTCCAAGGTGTACGACCCCCTGGTCATTGAGATCGCGGCCTGCCTGGCGGTTATCCTGTCCTTCTTCCCCGTCGTGGAGAGCGTCATCTCCGCCATGCCCTCGGCCGTCATCGGCGGCGCGTCCTTCATCCTCTACGGCATGATCTCCGCCATCGGCGTGCGCAACATGGTGGAGAACTCCGTGGATCTGACCAAGCAGCGCAACCTGATGATCGCGGCCATCATCCTGGTCTCCGGCCTGGGCATCAACGGCATGGGCGGCCTGCAGCTGGGCCCCGTGAACCTGTCCGGCCTGGCCTGCGCGGCCATCTTCGGCATCATCCTCAACGCCGTCCTGCCCGGCAAGGACTACGAGTTCAGCATGGAAGAGCTGGAGCAGCGCCCCGCGGACGAAATCCTGAAATAGCGGATACTGCAAAACAGGCGCACGGCCAAGGGCGAGGCTCCACAGGGGTATCACCGAAACCGTCCAGAGTAAAACGGGCACGGCTGCTATATCATAGCAGCCGTGCCCTTGTATTTTATTATGCTATTCTATTCCAGCATAGGTTCAGCTCCGTTTTCAAGGCGGAAACTATAACCGGCTGACCGGAACGTAGAGGGAGGTCCTGCCACTGTGGTAGACTTCCAAGTCAATCTTGCCCTCAGCGGTGCGGTAATTCTTGTTTTGCGGCAGCCACTCGCCGAAGATATACTTCCACATCCGCCGGACGTTTTCATTGAGCAGCGTCATATTGCCGTTACCGGGCGGGACAGGAAACACGGCATAGTCCGCAGACTCCACCTCCAGCGGCTCCAGGCCGTCCGGGATAAAATCGGTACTCTGCACGACCGGCCCGAAGAAATAAAATAGTTCGCCTGTGTTACGGTCCGGCTGAATCCACGCACCGATCTCTGTGGGTTCCGGTCCGCTAAGCCGCCGGTAATCCTCCGGGCTGACAAAGGCGAACTCCCTTCCCATCCAGTAAGCGCCGGCATTCAACACATCGGACTCTCCCTGCGGCGGTGAGAGCCGGTACCCCACAGCGGTAAAGGAGGCCAACGAGCGGAATTCCGGTTCTATGCGGAACCGTTCATCAGCCAGCTCCTTCTGATATTCAGATGGCGACAGCCCATAATGCTTCCGAAACGCTTTTGCAAAGCCGGACAGCGTTTGAAAGCCCCGGGCAGCCGCCACGCTGACGGATGATTTCCCGGACAGCAGGTCCCGCGCGGCAGCCGCCATTCTGCGCCTGCGCAGGTATGCGGCCACCGGAACGCCGGTATAGCTGGAAAAGGCATGGCAGAAATGATAGAACGAGTAATCCAAAAGCGCAGCCAGCTCGCCCACCGTGATATTTTTATCAGGGTGGGCGTCAATATAGGCAAGGATTTGCTCCATATTGTCGCTGCGCTTCATGATAATCTTCTCCGTGTACTATAATTTCTTGTTTCTCTCGGGAATTCATCGCTTTTTACTTGGAATAGAAAAACACCCGCATGGCGCCGTCGCGGCCGGATAGGATCTCGGCCTCCACTTCATAGAGGGCCCGCAGGAAATCCGTCGTCAGCAGCTCCCGCGGAGCGCCGTGGCCTACGATGACGCCGTCCTTCATGGCGTACAGCCGGTCACAGTAGGCCGCGGCCAGATTCAGGTCGTGAATCGCCGCGACCACGGTGCAGCCGCTTTTTCGCACCAGCTCCATGAGCTGCAGCTGGTACTTGATATCCAGGTGGTTGGTGGGCTCATCCAGCACCAGCACGGCGGTCTGTTGGGCCAGGGCGCGGGCGATGAGCACCCGCTGCTTCTCCCCGCCGGACAGCGTGATGAAGCCCTGCTTCCGGAGAGGCGACAGCCCGGTGAGGTCAAGGATCTCACCCACCAGCGCCCAGTCCTCCCGGCTGTCGGTTTCCAGCAGGCGCTTGCGGGCCTGCCGGCCCATCATCACAACTTCTTCCACCGTAAAGTCAAAGGCGGCCTCCTGCTCCTGCACCATGACGGCCATGCGCTGGGCCATCTCCCGGTTGCTCATGGACAGCAGGTCCTCGCCGCACAGGGTGATGGCGCCCCTTTGGGGGCGCAGGACTTTATACAGGTTCTTCAGGAAGGTGGACTTGCCGCTGCCGTTGGGTCCGATGAGGCCGACAAATTCCCCCTCTGTCACCTGAAAATCCACGCCGCGGAGGATCTCGCGGCTGCCGGCGGCGTAATGTATCTCGTTTGCGGTAATCACAGCGGTACCCTCCAGCTAAAACTCATAGCGCCGGACGCGGATCATCCACAGGAACAGGGGCGCTCCCAGGAAGGCCGTCAGAATGCCGATGGGAAGCTCCGCCGGCGGCTTGATCATGCGGGCGCCCACATCCACCCAGATGAGAAAGATCGCGCCGGTGAGCATCGAGATCGGGATCAGCTTCCGGTGGTCCGGCCCCACCACGGAGCGGACCAGGTGGGGAATCACCAGCCCCACAAAGCCGATGCAGCCGCTGACCGCCACGGAAGAGGCGGTCAAAAGGGCCGTTATGACAATCAGCAGATTGCGAACGACATTCAGGTTGACGCCCAGGGTGATGGCGGAGCTATCCCCCATCATCATGGCGTTGAGGGACTTCGACAGCGCCAGCATCAGGAGGAAGGCCGGGGGCACCAGGCAGAGCAGCAGGGGCAGATCCTCCCATTCGGCGCTGCCAAGGCCGCCCAGCATCCAGAAGGTCGCCTCCCGGACGGCGGCGTCATCCGGTGCGGTGTAGACGATGTAGTTGGTGAAGGCCTGAAACATGGCCGAAACTGCGACGCCCACCAAAATCAGGCGGATGGGGGTGACAGAGCCGCGGCTTTTGGCCAGGAGATAGACCAGCAGGATGGAAACCAGCGCACCGGCAAAGGCGCCCATGGATACGGACAGCTTTCCCAGCACCGGAACGGACACGCCCAGCAGCATCGCCAGCACGGCACCCAGGGAGGCACCGGAGGAGATCCCCAGCACATACGGCTCTGCCAGCGGATTTTTGGTGAAGGCCTGCATGCCGACGCCGGAGAGCGTCAGCGCCGCCCCGATCAGCGCGCCCAGCAGAACCCGGGGCGCACGAAGGAACCAGACGATGTTCTGCGTGCTCTCCCGGATGCTCTCCAGCGGCGCTGTCTGACCGGTAAAAATCCCGGACAGGCGGTGGAACATCACCCGGTAGACGTCGGAAAAGCGGATGGAAACCGGCCCTAATCCGATGCCGAGAATGACGGAAACGACGAGCAGGCCAAGCAGAACCAAACAGGATGCCAGCGTATGCCGCTTCACCAGGTTGCAGAATCGCTTCATCGCTTCAAATCAAAAGCAGTCGGGATGGAACGCCTGCGCGAATTTCTCCACGGTGTCGCCGGTCATGGAGCTGGCAAATACTTCGCACAGCTTGACGGAGATAATCCGGTCGTTCTGGATGGCGGGCACCGTAGCCAGAGCGGGGTTTTCCTTCAGCTGGGCAATCTTCTCATCCAGAGAGGTGTCGCCGTAGTCGTTGATGACGATGACTTCCGGGGCGCGCTCCACAACGCTCTCCCAACTGACGGTGGCCCAGGTAGTGTCCAGGTCGTTGAAGATGTTGGTGCCGCCGGCGTGCTCAATGAGCTTGGAGGTAAAGTTGTTGCCGCAGGTGTAGGCACCTTCCTCCTGCGCCATATCAAAGACGAAGACCTTCGTGGCCTCCTGGCCGGCAACCGCCTCCTCTGCGGCGGCAATCTGGGCCTTCATGGCGCTGACGATCTCCTCCGCCTTGTCCTCCACCTGGAAGATGCGGCCGAGATTGTAGAAATCCTCATACACCACATCCACGTCCGCACCCACGGTATAGCCCTCGATGGAGGACAGGGACATGATGCCGTACTGGGAGAGGGTGTCATGCTCGGTGTTGTACTTTTCGGTAAAAGAGCTGGAGCGGCCGTAGACGAAGTCCGGCTCCAAATCCAAAATGGTTTCCAGAGAGATATAGGTTTCCGCTACCGAAGGGATGGCCTTATACTCGGCGTCCCATTGGGGGTTAATATCGGAGTTGGTATAGGCTGTGGCGATGATTTTGTCCCCAAGGCCCAAAGCCATCAGCTGGTCGCCCGCATTGGCGTTGGCCGCGATGACCCGCTCCGGCACATGGGTAAAGGTAACCTCCGCGCCGTCCTTGGTGGTCAGGGTAAAGGGGAAGCCGCTCTCCGTTTCTGTACCGTCGTCCGTCACAGTGGGTTCTTCCGTTTGGGAATTGCCACTGTCTGTGTTGTCCGTCTGGTTTTGGGATGCTGTGCCGCAGGCGGACAGGCTCAGCAGGAGCAGCAGCGTCAGGAACATGGCTGTCAGTCGTTTCATGACAAAGAATCTCCTTCTATTCACATGGTTTTCTCTAAATATATGGTATGAGGAATCGTATCTTGGCTGCGTGTCCCCTCCTTCTTGGGTCAAAATTGCCGCAAAAAAGCCCTGCTTTCGTCGGCAGAAAGCAGGACTGTGGCCGCTGGGCGGAATAAGAAATATTCCCTCCGCATCAGCGGCATACAGATGGACTCTTTCTGCGGAAGACTCCCATCTTTTCAGCACAGGCAGCAGGTTTCCTGACTTATGGATCGTCGCCGGGCCGCGTCTTCTCGCGAATATCGCAATGACATATGCGGCCGGCTCCCCATTTACAGTGACCGGATCGTTCGGGATTCCCACCCGATTCCCTTTTACCCGCCAATGGCGGCACTGCGTGGGCTATTCAGCTGTT
It includes:
- a CDS encoding dehydrogenase — encoded protein: MKPFEYYAPATLEEAFALLDRFGPDAKILNGGTDVVVQLRDKLISPKAVIDIKHIPGMKELKYDGEKGLTIGACITMNALGEDPAVREHYPTLAKAALSVGSKQVRNRATCIGNIVNASPLADTGTPLMVHNAVVVARSAGGEREIPLEEFFVFVKKTSLRPGEIVTHIQVPPAPGAVGEFSKIARRREVDLSTICATVLKAPDGWRVAYGSVAPTPIRLKKTEQLLNSQPLTEQVIDQAVELARSEVSPIGDVRASKEYRLEVVGVVLARSLRALM
- a CDS encoding ABC transporter, which gives rise to MITANEIHYAAGSREILRGVDFQVTEGEFVGLIGPNGSGKSTFLKNLYKVLRPQRGAITLCGEDLLSMSNREMAQRMAVMVQEQEAAFDFTVEEVVMMGRQARKRLLETDSREDWALVGEILDLTGLSPLRKQGFITLSGGEKQRVLIARALAQQTAVLVLDEPTNHLDIKYQLQLMELVRKSGCTVVAAIHDLNLAAAYCDRLYAMKDGVIVGHGAPRELLTTDFLRALYEVEAEILSGRDGAMRVFFYSK
- a CDS encoding AraC family transcriptional regulator; amino-acid sequence: MKRSDNMEQILAYIDAHPDKNITVGELAALLDYSFYHFCHAFSSYTGVPVAAYLRRRRMAAAARDLLSGKSSVSVAAARGFQTLSGFAKAFRKHYGLSPSEYQKELADERFRIEPEFRSLASFTAVGYRLSPPQGESDVLNAGAYWMGREFAFVSPEDYRRLSGPEPTEIGAWIQPDRNTGELFYFFGPVVQSTDFIPDGLEPLEVESADYAVFPVPPGNGNMTLLNENVRRMWKYIFGEWLPQNKNYRTAEGKIDLEVYHSGRTSLYVPVSRL
- a CDS encoding lipoprotein, whose translation is MKRLTAMFLTLLLLLSLSACGTASQNQTDNTDSGNSQTEEPTVTDDGTETESGFPFTLTTKDGAEVTFTHVPERVIAANANAGDQLMALGLGDKIIATAYTNSDINPQWDAEYKAIPSVAETYISLETILDLEPDFVYGRSSSFTEKYNTEHDTLSQYGIMSLSSIEGYTVGADVDVVYEDFYNLGRIFQVEDKAEEIVSAMKAQIAAAEEAVAGQEATKVFVFDMAQEEGAYTCGNNFTSKLIEHAGGTNIFNDLDTTWATVSWESVVERAPEVIVINDYGDTSLDEKIAQLKENPALATVPAIQNDRIISVKLCEVFASSMTGDTVEKFAQAFHPDCF
- a CDS encoding uracil permease → MARKIDVSKGIYNAPEQLGWPRTFVLGFQHMFAMFGATVLVPILTGLSISVTLCCAGVGTLLFHFITKRKVPAFLGSSFAFLGGFAIVAPKLADGSPNTEMLPYACGGVVIAGLIYLVLSGLITGFGVKRVMKLFPPVVTGPIIILIGLILAPSAVSNVQTCWWLGVITMAIIIGCAVFGKGMINIIPILLGVVGGYLIGAITGQVHLSQAAIFGVPNFVIAKFDASAILTMAPIALATMMEHVGDISAIGATCHKNFIANPGLNRTLLGDGLATSLAGLVGGPANTTYGENTGVLALSKVYDPLVIEIAACLAVILSFFPVVESVISAMPSAVIGGASFILYGMISAIGVRNMVENSVDLTKQRNLMIAAIILVSGLGINGMGGLQLGPVNLSGLACAAIFGIILNAVLPGKDYEFSMEELEQRPADEILK
- a CDS encoding xanthine dehydrogenase is translated as MKYKVNFFVNDEPVELYVDANKTMLRVLREELALTGTKEGCGAGECGACTVIVDGKPMNACLVLAPELDGKHITTVEGLAKDGELSALQRSFVDMAALQCGFCTPGFLMSSTALLNENPHPSREEIIDAISGNLCRCTGYARIVEAIQRVADAGEGGEEQ
- a CDS encoding ABC transporter, producing the protein MKRFCNLVKRHTLASCLVLLGLLVVSVILGIGLGPVSIRFSDVYRVMFHRLSGIFTGQTAPLESIRESTQNIVWFLRAPRVLLGALIGAALTLSGVGMQAFTKNPLAEPYVLGISSGASLGAVLAMLLGVSVPVLGKLSVSMGAFAGALVSILLVYLLAKSRGSVTPIRLILVGVAVSAMFQAFTNYIVYTAPDDAAVREATFWMLGGLGSAEWEDLPLLLCLVPPAFLLMLALSKSLNAMMMGDSSAITLGVNLNVVRNLLIVITALLTASSVAVSGCIGFVGLVIPHLVRSVVGPDHRKLIPISMLTGAIFLIWVDVGARMIKPPAELPIGILTAFLGAPLFLWMIRVRRYEF
- a CDS encoding aldehyde oxidase, which translates into the protein MKTVGTPFQRVDAIKKVTGQAQYVGDIIMPRMLYAQVKRSPYPHAKILRIDTSKAEALPGVRSVITGECYTKRCGLYLEDKNFLAVGTAKYRGEAVAAVAAETPEIADEACELIEVEYEQLPAVTNALEGMKPDAPLIHPDLHTYKVAPIFYPEPHTNISHHYKLRKGDVDKAFETCDVVCENTFYVPHVQHVPLEPHCAVAQYDLDGKVTVWGSIQSPYAVRQALSCAFDIPLNKLRVISPYVGGGFGAKAGTTLEGIIIPLARRNPGRPVKLAYTREDEFENSYVRQGLHCKIKTGINRDGKIQAVKNEFVWDGGAYTEYGVNITKAGGWASAGPYNIPNVWTDSYCVYTNHPVGGPYRGFGMCEIHFGIEQNIDEVAELIGMDPAEVRRINGLRAGDATGMGEIMGDSGYQDCLEQVLADIEYDKKPENPSPTRLRGKGVAAGWKSPSQPTNAGSSAIIRMNEDGTFILMTSGQEIGQGSETVLTQIAAEAMGVDPSLITLRFGDTDHTPYEWQTVASRTTYCAGNAIKLACEDLCGKILDLAQIKMGAYKRDLEIADGCVVHKIYRDRRVPLSEFALGLAFPDGSGVGGPAIGVGTFTLENNLNVDHDTGMGPHPAAFWTIGCNGAEVEVDTETGHIRVLKMVSCFDAGKVINPLTFTCQSEGAMVQSLGTALFEELKLKDGKVLNKSFVDYKIPTADDAPELVVKYVEHPEPTGPYGARGVGEPLMVPGAPAIANAVYNAIGVRFSRMPITPDDVLRALREKKEKQR